Part of the Aggregatilinea lenta genome, CGGTTTGACTCGACTACAATCTTCTTTATCCTAATGGGAAATTGTGATACAGTGAATTTCATTAGTAAATTGTTTGGGCAGTTCCATTTAGACTAAAGGACGGGGTGGGATGTATACGAACAACGAGTTGATGTTCCCGCATTACGCAATTCCCCGCTTACGTGACGCGCGCGGCGGGTCCTGGGCCTCCCTGATCGACCGCCTTTCGACGCTCCCCGAAACCCACGAAGAAGTGCTCGCCTTCATGCTGGTGATGATCCGGCTCAACGGCTGCCTGCCGTGCGAAACGGACAGCTACCGGGCGATGCGCGGGTGCAGCATGTGCACGCTGCAAACGCTGCGGCGCTTCAAGGGCACCGACGACGAGCTGCTGCAAATGTACCGGGACGCGCTGGCGGACATGCGGCGCTATCTGGCCCAGGCGGAGATGCCGCGCCTCGTGCTGACGATGCTGCAAGAGGTCGCCTGAGCGACGCGCCACACCACAACCGAACGCAATCACGCGGGCCTTCAGTGCCCGCGTTTTTGTTTTAAAGGCAGTTGTCAGTCGTTGGTTTTCCGTGACCGATCAAGGACAAGAACAAAGGCAAAAGCCGGGAGGAGCAAGCCCCGCCCCTACGGATCTCGACGCGGAAGACGTAAAAGCGCGAGCCGTTTCTTCCCCTAAAACGTGCGGAACAGGGCCTGAGTCGCTATACTGCGCCCCATTCGCTGCCTGACGAGAAAAAAGGAATTTCATGAAACAGCGCCGTTCGTCCAACCCGTCTACGGGCCTGTTCTTCGACGCCGCGAACATCGCACCCGGCGAGCGCGTCCTGCTGCTGCACGCCGACGATCCCGGTCTGGCGCGCTGGGCGCTGGCGCGCAGCGATCAGGTGATCGCGTTCCCGCCGAGTTACCGCGCGCAGGCGCAGTTGGAGGCCCTCGCAGGGCTGGCGCTCGACACGGGCGTGTATCCGAGCGCGGCGCACGGCCCGGCGGACGTCGTGCTGCTGGCGCTGCCGAAGGGCCGCGAGCACACGCAGGCGTATTTGTGGACGGCAGCGGAGGCGCTGCGTCCCGGCGGGCGGCTGTACCTGGCGGGTCCGAACGCGACGGGGGCCAAGTCCGCGATCAAGGACGCGGCGGCGGTGTTCGGCAGCGCGCCCGTGCTGATGTTCAAGAGCAGCCACCGCATCGCGCTCGCCTCGCGCCCGGAGACGATCCGCGTGCCGGACGAATGGGCCAACATCGCGCCCTGGGCCGAACAAACGCGCGAGATCGCGCGTCCTGAAGGCACGTACACCGTCGTGACGATGCCCGGCGTGTTCAGCTGGGATCATCTGGACGCGGGCACGGCGCTGCTGCTCGATCACCTGGATGTGAAGCCGGACATGCGCGTGCTGGACATCGGTTGCGGCTACGGCATCCTGGGCATGGCGGCGGCGCAGGCCGGCGCGCAGGCGGCGCTGATCGACGACGATCTACTGGCGGTGCGCTGCGCGCGGGCGAGCGTCGAGGCGAATAAGCTCGCAGATCGCTGCACGGTCTACGCGGGCGACATGACGAGCGCCGTACGCGGGCAGAAGTTTGATCTGGTGATCTCCAACCCGCCGTTCCACAAGGGCATCGAAACAACGACCGCCCCGGCGCAGCGACTGGTGCGCGCCGCGTTCGACGTACTGCGCGCGGGGGGACGTCTGCGGCTGGTGGCGAACCGATTCCTGGCGTACATGGACCCGCTGCGCGAAACGTTCGGGGACGCGCAGGTCGTCGCGGAGACGGGCCAGTTCGTGATCCTGGAGGCTGTGCGCGGCGAGCAGTAGGTGGCGCGGAACGGTGGACGAAAGCGTTAGATTTGTGAATAATCTGGGGAGAAACTCGATCTTCACGCCTCTACAGCGCATCTAAAAGAATGCGCACACGATCCACTGAAGGAGCACCTACATGGCAAAAGAATACGATGTGGTGGTACTGGGAGCAGGCCCAGGCGGATATGTGGCTGCCATTCGGAGCGCCCAGCTTGGCCTGAAAGCAGCCATCGTCGAAAAAGAATGGTGGGGCGGCGTGTGCCTCAACGTAGGCTGTATTCCCTCCAAAGCGCTGCTGCGCAACGCGGAGCTGGCGCACATCATCCAGCACCGCATGCAGGAATTCGGCTTCACGGTCAACGGCGACGTCTCGCTGGATTACAGCGTGGCCTTCGACCGCAGCCGCAAGGTGTCGGGTCGCCTCGTCAAGGGCGTGAAGGGCCTGATGAAGAAGAACAAGATCGACACCTACGAAGGCTGGGGCACGATCAAGGACAAGTCCACCATCGAGGTGGCGCTGAACGACGGCGGCAGCGAAACGCTGAGCACCAAGAACCTGATCGTGGCAACCGGCGCGACGACGGCCATGCTGCCCAACACGCAGAAATCCGAGAACGTGATCACGTACCTCGAAGCGATTTTGGCCGACAAGCTGCCCAAGAGCATCATCATCGCCGGGGCAGGCGCGATTGGCATCGAGTTGGGCTACGTGATGCGCAGCTACGGCGTCGACGTGACCATCGTCGAGTTCCTGCCGCGCATCCTGCCGCTGGAAGACGCCGAGGTCACAGCGGAGCTTGAGAAGCAGTACAAGAAGCTCGGCTTCAAGATCATGACCAACACGCGCGTCGAGTCGATCGAGGACACGGGCAGCGGCGTGCGCGTCACCGTGCGCCAGGGCGACGGCGAGCCGCAGGTGCTCGAAGCGGAAAAGGCGCTGCAAGCGATTGGCTTCCGCCCGCGCCTGGAGGGCTACGGCCTGGAAAACATCCAGGGCCTGGAGATCACCGAGCGGCCCAAGGCGATCCAGGTGGACGAGCGCATGGCAACTAACGTCGAGGGCGTGTGGGCCATCGGCGACGTGACCGGTAAGCTGATGCTGGCGCACGTCGGCAGCGCGCAGGGCATCATCGCCGCCGAAAACATCGCCGGGGTGGAAACCACCACGCTCGATTACCGCATGATGCCGCGCGCCGTGTACTGCCAGCCACAGGTCGCCAGCTTCGGCTATACCGAAGAGCAGGCGCGCGAGGCGGGTTTCGACGTGAACGTGGCGAAGTTCCCGTTCATGGCGAACGGCAAGGCGCTGGGCCTGGGTGAAGGCATCGGCTTCGTCAAGGTGATCAGCGACAAGCAGTACGGCGAGCTGCTGGGCGCGGCAATGATCGGCCCGGACGTGACCGAGCTGCTGCCGGAACTGACGCTCGCGCAGAAGTGGGAGCTGACCGCGCACGAGATCGGGCGCAACGTGCACGCTCACCCGACGCTGTCCGAAACGCTGATGGAAGTGGCGGATGGCCTCGAAGGGCACATGATCAATTTCTAAAGGCAGCCGTTAGCTGCTGGTAATGAGCGGTTAGCCAAGAGCGAAAAGCAAAAGCACAAGCGAACGCAATCGTGCCGGGGCGGGTCTATGGACCTGCCCCGGCATTTTTGCGCCCTTACAAGCGACGGAAAAACGGGCGGAGCAAGCCCCGCCCCTACGAAGATCGGTACAGGTCGTAACCTTCAAACAGCGCTTGGGTGAAGCGTATCCCCCGCCGCATCTCCTGGCCCTTGTACCTGAACCTCTACAGTCTGCGGGCATCTCCCGGTATAATCGGCGGCGAGAATGAACCAGCTCGCCCCAGGTCGCGTCTTAGCACCGGACGATGGCCCCGCACCAGGGAGATCGCCGCATTATGCTCAAAATCGCCGTATTCGGGTTCTTCCAGCCCGATCAAACCCGCGTGAATCCGCTCCGCGCCCCGCAGCCCGCGCGCCTGTCCGCCAGCACCGACGACTTCATGCGCGCGATTGCGGCACAGGTCCCAGACGCGCCCAAGGGCTATGCGTCGGGCGCGCCGTGCTTCGTCAAGCTGAGCGGGATCATCGCGGAGCCGGTGTACGTGCAATCGCTAAGCGACCGGATGGCGCCCGGCGCGGGTCTGTTGAACTGCGACGGCTACGTCGCCATCGTGGACGCGGTGAAGATCCTCGCGCCGCGTACCATCGAAGCGGCGCTGCGACGACTGCACGAGCAGCATCCACGCGCGCACATCATCATCGCGGCGGGGCGGCAGAACGACCCGGACGCGCTCTCGTCGGACGAGATCCGCGAAGTCCTGGGCCTGCACCCCGACCTACCGGTCTATCCCTATGTGCCCGACGAGCCAAAGACGGCCCAACGCCTGATCCGGCGGCTGGCGCGCTACATCAGCGATCCGGCGCGCAACGTGCCGCCCATCTTTGCGGGCATGGAGCTGCCCATCGAACCGGCCCCCGCACCCGCCGAGGCGATCTCGTCTGCGCCACCTGCCCCGGCAGAGCCGCACATTCACGGGCTGGATCACACCGCGCTGGCTGTGAGCGACACGACGCGCGCGCTCGACTTTTACCGGGGCCTGCTGGGCTTCCGCGTCGTCGGGGAGAAGGTGCTGGCGGACGGTACGACGATCACGTTCGTCAACCTGGGCCGCAGCCTGCTGGGGCTGTACGCCGCGCCGGACGCCGGAGCCGAGAGCGAGACGCGTCCGCGCGTGGGCGCGGGGCACGTCGTGCTGCGCGTGGTGGGGCTGGACGACATCGCGGATCAGCTCATCTGCGCGGACGTGCCCTGCCTGCTCGACCCGGACGAGGTCGCCGGGCGGCGCATGGCCTACTTCGCCGATCCCGACGGCAACGTCGTGGGGCTGGTCGAGGGCGATCCGGGCTTCAAGCGGCGGTAAAAACGACGCGCCGCAGGGGCAAAACCGACAGAATGACTCGAGCCGTCGATTCGCTTGGGGATCGGCGGCCTATTTGATCGCAAACCCCGCAATATGCGGTCCGACAATGGGAATATCCAGGTGGAAGTGATCCAGGTGCACGCTGCTAAAACCCGCGTGCTCGATAGCCGCCCCGGTTTCCCGATCGACGTGACAGGCATCGCTCATTACTTGCCAGAGGGGCCGCACGATGCGCTGCCAGCGGCGGCGTCCGCTGCCGCGCGGAGCGGCGACGTGCTCGATGAAGACGAAGCGCCCGCCCGGTTTGAGCACGCGCACAATCTCGCGGAGGCTGCGCTGCGGATTGGTCACGGAGCACAGCACCTGCGTGCTGACCACAGCGTCCAGACTGCTGTCCGGCACGTCAAGATGTTCGGCCTGGCCTTCGCGCAGTTGGATGCTCAGACCCAGCCGCTGCGCCTCGCGCTGCACGTAGGGGAACATCGCCGGGTTGGGATCGATGCCGAGCCAGCGCACGTCGGCGGGATAATAGGTCAGGTTCGCCCCGGTCCCAGGGCCGATTTCCAGCACGTCGCCGTGAAGGTCGCCCAATAGGGCACGCTTGCGCGCCTCGTAATAATGCGAGCGGCCCGTGCTTTCGGAGGCGATCAGTGACGCAAACAGACGCTCGTGCCAACTCGGACGGCGCGGGGACGGGGTCGCATCAGATTCGGTGTGCATCGACATGTCCTTTTGAACGGCCTTCCTCTCACTCCAACTCTCAGAGGGTAACAAAAAACCGGGTGCACGCACATCGCGCCACACCCGGTTTAATCGAATTCCTGATCCCCAGTCCCTATGCCCTATTGAACGGTGATCGTCAGGCTGGCCGAGTCGCCCATGATGCCGTTGCTCCACGGCACGACCGCGACGGTATGGCGGCCCGTGCTGTCCGGTGTATAGGTGAACGAGCCGGTGTAGCTGCTCTGGTTGCTCACGTCCACCGAATCCAGCACGCGGTCGAAGCGTCGCAGCTCCACGCGCGTGATCGGGTTGCGGCTGTCCTGCGCCGTGAACTCGATCGTCACGCTGTCGCCCAGAGTGATCGTTGGGCCGCTGGTCGGGGACTGGATCGACGCGGCAGGGCGGAACTCCGCCGTGGGCGTGATGGTCGGTTCCGGCGGGCTGGTCGGCCCGGCCCCCTGCCCATCGTCGCCACCACCAAGCAGACTGACCAGCACGACCAGGATCACGATCACCACCACACCCGCCGCCGCAAGGCCACCCAGCAGCAGCCCTCGGTTGATCGCGGGCTGGGGCGCTTCAACATACGGCTCGGCGGGCGGCTGATAAGCGGGCGCATCCTCGCGGTAAAGCGGCGGCTGGTACGGTGGCGGAGGCGTGTAGGCAGGCGGGGACTGCACCGTCGCGGCGCTGTCAGAGAGTGGCATCGCGCCCGTCGGTGGGATCGTCGGCTGGAGATCCAGCGCCTCGCCCGTGGTCGCGCCCGCCATCAGCTCGTCCTCGACCTCCTGGTCCAGCATGCGCTCGTAGGTCCCCGTGCTGGCAGGTTCCGGCTCCAGCTCGGTTTCGCCGGTCCCTTCCGGCTCGCCCGCCGCAACGAGATCCAGCGCGGCGCGGTGCGCCTCGAAGTCGGTCTGCTCCGGCAGGCGTACGGGCGCATTCAACGCGCCGTCGAGCGCCTCGGCAAACGCTCCGGCGGACGCATAGCGATCCTCCGGGTCCTTAGCAAGCACCTTGCTGATCACCGGCTCGATGCTCATGGGCAGGTCGGGCTGGAGCGTATGCGGCGCGGGCGGCTCCACGTCGAGGTGCTGGTACATCAGGCCGTGCGGCGTCTCGGCGGAAAACGGCGTCTGGCCGAGCAGCATCTGGTACACGATCACGCCCAGCGCATAGACGTCGGTGCGCCCGTCCACGGGCTGCGCACGCCACTGCTCCGGGGCCATGTAGGTGGGTGTGCCCATCACCGCGCCGGGCGCGGTCAGACCGGTGGTGGCAGTCCCCGCGACCATCTTGGCGATGCCAAAGTCGGTCAAGTAGGCGTTGCCCATCTCGTCGAGCAGGATATTGGTCGGCTTCAGGTCGCGGTGCACGATGCCCCGGCGATGCGCATAATCCAGCGCCGACCCGATCTGCCGCGTCAGCTCGACCACCCGCTCCGGCTTGAGCGGCCCGTCCAGTTCTGCCGCCAGATGCCCGCCGTCCATCAGCCGCATGACGAGATACGCGTTGCTCTCGTCACGTCCGAAGTCGTAGACGGGCAGAATGTGCGGATGCTGGAGCCGCGCGATGATCTGCGCCTCGCGCTCAAACCGGGCCATAAATTCGGGATCGCTGGCAAGGCCGGGCGCGATGATCTTGATCGCCACCTCGCGGTGCATGGACGGCTGGTAGGCGCGGTAGACCGTCGCCATGCCGCCCTTGCCGACCACTTCAAGCAGCTCGTACTGTCCGATGTGCGTTCCAGAAAGATCGGTCATAATGCCTCGCTGTTAGTCGGCTTCCGTCGATAGGCGCTGCGCCGCGTGCCCCAGAATTAGCATAGCTGCACGCCGCAATTGCGGCAAATAGGCCACCACGCGTTTACTTTACCCAGATATTACCAGGGATTGCGGGCTTCCCCCACGCAGCGCCGCCCACCAGAGCCATCAGAATTTGTGAGCCGGTCGCGTCGGGATGATAATAAGCGCCATTCGTAATCCGGGAGATCGGCAGCTGCCGATCTCTGTTGGTTTCTCAGGAAATTGAGGTCACCCCGGTATGGCTGGCGCAGAAGACGCCCTCCCTCTTTCACTCAAGTCCGGCTCTAGCCCGCGATCGAACCCCTGGATCGACGCCTGGCGCCTGTTCCGCCGCAATCGGGCCGCAATGGTCGCCCTGTTTATCCTGATCGGCATCGTGTTCATCGCCCTCACAGCCAACGTGTGGACCGACCTCGGCCTGCTGGATGGCCGCACCGGGGCCAGCGCGCGCCACACGATCAACCCGCTCGGTCTGGCGTCGGTCGATCCGTTCCCCGATCCGGGCACTTGCGCGCGCGATAACCAGGCCCGCAGCCCGTATTGGTGTGCGTGGCTCGAACCCGACGCGCTGGCCGTGGTGAACGACAGTTACTGCTCCACGCCCGCCCCGACCACGCAGCGCCAGTGGTGCTTCTTGCTCGGCGGCGACAACCAGGGTAAGGACTGGCTCTCGCAGACCGTCTACGGCGCGCAGATCTCGCTGACGGTCGGCTTCGTGGGCGCGATCATGAGCCTGGTGCTGGGGCTGGTCTATGGCATCGTCTCCGGCTACTACGGCGGCAGCATCGATAACCTGATGATGCGCTTCGTCGACTTTATGTACGGCTTCCCGGATCTGGTGATGATCATCCTGCTGCAGGTGTTCTTCACGCAGATCGCGCGCGAGTATCAGAACAAGGAGGGCACCGGCCTGTTATGGTCGATCCTCCAACTGAACAAAAGCATGGGCGGGCTGCTGTTCCTGTTCGTCGCCCTGGGCGCGCTGAGCTGGATCGGCACGGCGCGGCTGGCGCGCGGCCAGGTGCTCTCGTACCGCGAAAAGGAATTCGTCGAGGCCGCGCGCGCGGTGGGCGCCAGCGACCGGCGCATCATCTTCGTGCACCTGCTGCCCAACGTCATCGGTCCGCTGATCGTGGCCGAAACGCTGGCGATCCCCGGCTTCATCTTCACCGAGGCGTTCCTGAGCTTCATCGGGCTGGGTGTGCAGCCCGGCATCCCCAGTTGGGGCGCGATGATCAGCCGCGTGCGCGAGGAGGGCGGGTTGCGGTCCAACCGGCACATCCTGCTCCTGCCCAGCGCGGCGCTGGTGGTCACGACGCTGGCGTTCAACTTCCTGGGCGACGGCCTGCGCGATGCCTTCGATCCGCGTCTGCGCGGGACGTAGACAGGCAGCCTTAGCGGGTAGCCAGGAGCCAAAGCAAGAGCGAAAAGCAAAGGTAAGAGCACCTCACCCCCGGCCCCCTTTCAGGGGTAGGTTTTTAATTCTTGGGAATCACACGTCAATGCGTAGATGGGCGATTCGCCTTTCAACGGCTGAAAATCGAGAGCTTCATGGTCTGGACCTGCCAGCGTTTGAGGCGGAAACGGTCTCAGACCGCCAACGATTTCGCCATATTGGAACAACTGCTAGCCCTTGAAAACCCGTGGAAGCTTAAGCGTTCTAGGGCTTCCATAAAAAACCTACCCTTGAAAGCCCCCGGCCCCTCTCCAATCAAGTTGGAGAGGGAAGACAAGCAGATCGCGTCTATTGCGCGATCTCGAACGTCAGCGTGTAGTCGCCACGCCCGCCGAAGCGCGCCGCCTCGATGGTGTACGGGCCGGTGGACGGTAGCGCGAACTCCAGGCGCGCGTCGTGTGGCGTCATGCCGTTGACCGCCTGCGATCCCACGTCGTCGTTGCTGGCGATCACCCGATTGTTGATATCGAGCAGGTTTACCAGCGGGTCGAGCGCGCCCTGCCCGCCCGCGTCGATCATCGTGATGACCACCGTCTGGCCTGCCGTGCCCTCGAACGTCCATTCCTGCACGGGCGTGTTGTTGTCCAGCGAGCCGCGCACCGTCTGGCCGGGCGCGATCATTCCGCCGCCCGCAGGCGCAGCAGCGCCGGCGGCCTGTACGTCGCTCGCGGCAACCTCCGCTCCGGCAACAGGCAGGTTACCGTCGCCCACAAAGCTGAACGCCTGCACCTGCACGATGCCCGCGTCAGTCGTTTCGCTCCACAGCGGCATACCCTCCGGCGTGACGACCATCCCGGCGGGGCTGAGATATTCACCCGGCAGGAACGCGCCGCCGCGTGCCGTGTCGTAGGGCACGCCGAACGCATCCAACAGGCGGCCCGACATGCTGAATTCCAGAAAACCCTGCCCGTCGAGGCCGGGCGCGGCCAGCGCCAGCAGGATATTGTCGTCGGGCGCGATGGCGATATCGGTGATGGCCGTCCCGGCCAGCACGTTGTCGGCCAGATCGCGCGCGAGCGCCTGCCCGTTGCCGTCGAGCACGGTCAGGCTGCCGCCCGCCCCGACGAGATACAGCGCGCCCGTGTCGATGTTGTTGTCGATGCGGATGCCGCTCAGCGCCGGATCGATCGTGTCGAGATCCACGGAGACTTGCAGATTGCCGTACGGATCGAACTTATACAGGCGGTTGCGCACGCCGGTCGCATGGCCCTCGGAGACGGTCCAGATGTCGCCGCCTTTGGTCACGGCGATGGTGCGCGGCATGCCGGGCGCGAACTGCCCGTCCGCGTCGCCACGCGCGCCCCAACCCCGGCTGTAATTGCCCGCGCGGTCGACGATGACCACCGCTTGCGTCGCGTCCGCCGCCGCGTTGGCGAGGTAGAGGCGCGTATCCGGCCCGACCGCCACATCCACGTAATCGGCGGGATCGATCCACGGGCCGATGACGCTGATCTGCGCGCCGCTCGACATATCCAACGTGAGCACGCCCGCCGGACCCGCCGCCATATACAGCACGCCGTACAGGTCATAGGTGATACCGCCCGCGCGCAGATTCGGCACCGCACCCGCCGCAGGCTGGTACTGCCACACGACGCCGCCGTCGTCGGTCACAATCTGGTCCAGCGCGACGTCGGGCTGTTCTGGCGCGGCGAACTGCATCGATTGCAGCAGCGCGTCGAAGGTCGCGCTGGCGCCGCCGTCCCACACCGCCGACGCGGCCAAGCCCCGAACCACGGCCACACGCCCGCCCGCGACTTCGAGCAGCACGACGCGTGTTGTCAAACCGTCGTTGGGCAGCGTGAACACGATCTGGTGACCCACGCCCCCGGCGACCTGAATGGGTTCCGGCGCAGGCGGCGTGTCGAGCGTCGTCACCAGGTTACCCAGCAAATCGGGCATCTGCGCCGCGTCGGACAGGCCGAGTTCGTTGAACGTGCCAACCACCACACGCAGCGCCAGTCCTTCCGGCGCGGTCCCGGCCAGCACCGCCTCAAGGTCGGCAGGCGCGGCGGCGAACAGCTCCGCCTCGTTCGTCTGCACATTCCACCCGGCGGGCAAATCGAAGGCGATGCCCAGCGCCGGATCGTCGTAGCGCGTGCCGCCCTCCTGCGCATGGGCGGGGGACAGCACGCCGCACAGCACGGCCAGCGCGCATAACAGCGACAACAAACGGTAAGCCCGGTTGATCATGCTCCACTCCTTACAACACCAAACCGACCCGGCGACGCAGGCTGCGACCATTTTACCGTGAGGTTTGGCGTCCGTCGCGCAGGCGTGGGGAAGGCGTGGAGCGAGCGCCGACCGGCGCTCGCATGGGGCACAAAAATGGGATGGGCGTAGGGTCAGTCCGGGTCGAAGTAGATCGCGAGCTTCAGGTGTCCCAGCACGATCTCGTCGCCGTCGCGCACACGCCACTCGACCGAGGCAGGCAGCGGCTCGCCGTTGAGCAGCGTGCCGTTGGTGCTGCGCATGTCGATCAGGTAAATCGAGCGGTCGTCGCGCATCAGCCGCGCATGGTGGCGCGAGACGCCTTTTTCCATCGCGCCGTAGGGCGACAGATCGAGCGGCGTGACGCCCGTCTCGCCCTCGTTCGTACGGCCCAGCAGTACCTCGCGCTGGATGCGAATGGCGACCGGCTCATCCGCGCCTTCGGGCTGGAGCAGGATCACGCCGCTGGCGCCGAGGCAGTCCAAGCAGTGCTCGCGGTGCTCGCTGATGGACCGCGTCGTCAGCGGCACGGGCGCCAGCGCCATACCACAGGCCTGGCAGAAGACCTCGCCCTCGCGGTTGGGCTGCTTGCAGTTCGGACACACATTCATCAACAGCGCTCCTTCAACTTACCTCACGTGCCGGGGCGCTGCATCCGCAGGCCACCCGCTGGTCACAAAAGCCGGGCGATCATGCTCAAAACCCTCTGCGTCGGACGAAAATGACTGCGCGGCTAGAGCGCGATCCACTGCGCGACCTGCCGCCGCTCGTACGTGCACAGCCGCGTGAACCCGGCCTCGCGCGCCAGATCCATCGCCGTCGCCAGCTCGAAGCCGACGTGCTCCGGGCGGTGGCTGTCGCTGCCCAATGTCAGCAGTTCCCCGCCCATATCGTGATACCACTTCAGCGCCGGGAGCGAGGGCTGCGTCTGGCTGACCGCAAGCCGCAGCCCGGACGTGTTGATCTCGATGCCGATGCCGTTGTCGATGCATGCCTGCCACACGGGCCGCACGAGATCTTCCCAGTCGGCAATGTCGAAGTGGCCATAGACGCGGTAGCTGGTGCGCTTGATCACGTCCGCGTGGGAGAGCACGTCGAAGCCGCCGTGCCGGGCCAGCCGCGCAAGCTCGGTGAAGTATCCGGCGGCAGTCTCCTCGGCGGCACTGGCCTGGAAGTAGGCGGCGTCGAACACGCTGTGGTCGCCCACCCAATGCAGGCTGCCCAGCACGTAGTCATAGGGCCACGCGTCCAGCACCGGCTGGATGGTATCCGTGTACAGGTGATATTCCCCGGCCTCCAGCCCTGCGCGGATGGTCAGGCCCAGCGGCGCGAACTGGTGCCGGACCTCGTCCAGCTCGGCGAAATACGGCGCAGGGTCGTAGCAGCCCGCGCACATGTCTTCTGGCTTGGGATCGAAGTGCTCGGTGAAGGCGATCTCGCGGATGCCGCGCGCCAGCGCAACCTGCGCCATGTCGGCCATCGTATGGTGCGCATCACAACTGTGATGGGTGTGCATGTGATAATCCATCGGGAAAAGCCCGTTGGAGGGTGTAATACGAGACATAACTGAGCGATCCTTGATGTAGCGTTACCGGAGTCCCCACTCCCGCATGCGACCTGCCGGACACAGGGGAGTGTCCCGGCTCCTTTAATCATACTCGGGTGTGCAGAACACGACAATCACAAGGTTCATGACCCGTGCACGGCAACATCGTGCCTGGCGGCGTGGGACCCGGCGGGGCGGTTACGCTATATTCTTAAGAGCTATATTCTTAAGAGTATGTACGGAAACCCTCATCCTCCGCCCCCTTCTCCCTGAGAGAGAAGGGGGCAAGGCAGCGGAAGGCGCTTGCGGCAAGTAACGCGAAGGGGTGTAAAGCCGCTTTCCAACCACGCGCTTAGGTGGGGGAATCGTAGCCAGAAGGGTAAAAGGAGCCGAATCGTTATGGTGGACAAGATTCAAAAGTCGGATGAAGAATGGCGGCGCAAACTGTCACCGGAGGAATACGCGGTGCTGCGCCAGGCGGCAACCGAGCGCCCATTCACGGGCGAATTTGTGCATAACAAGACCGACGGCGTCTACCGCTGCGGCGCGTGTGGGCAGGCGCTGTTCTCGTCGGATACCAAGTTCGAGTCCGGATCGGGCTGGCCGAGCTTCTGGGACGTGGTCAACGAAGGCAGCGTCGAGCTGCGCGAGGATCGCAGCCACGGGATGCGCCGCACCGAGGTGGTGTGCAGCCGCTGCGGGTCGCACCTAGGGCACCTGTTCGACGACGGCCCCAGCGAGACCACCGGCCTGCGCTACTGCATCAATTCGGTTGCGCTGGACTTCGACCCGAAAGGCAGCGACTCCGACTAATCCGCCGGAACAGAACAGCGCGATGAGCGAGATCGAAACGGCCCAGCAGGTTTACGACCGCCTGTGGCACAGCGCCCAGGTGGCGTTTGCCGCCGGTCAGGTGACGCTCGATC contains:
- a CDS encoding FHA domain-containing protein → MNVCPNCKQPNREGEVFCQACGMALAPVPLTTRSISEHREHCLDCLGASGVILLQPEGADEPVAIRIQREVLLGRTNEGETGVTPLDLSPYGAMEKGVSRHHARLMRDDRSIYLIDMRSTNGTLLNGEPLPASVEWRVRDGDEIVLGHLKLAIYFDPD
- a CDS encoding histidinol-phosphatase HisJ family protein; this encodes MSRITPSNGLFPMDYHMHTHHSCDAHHTMADMAQVALARGIREIAFTEHFDPKPEDMCAGCYDPAPYFAELDEVRHQFAPLGLTIRAGLEAGEYHLYTDTIQPVLDAWPYDYVLGSLHWVGDHSVFDAAYFQASAAEETAAGYFTELARLARHGGFDVLSHADVIKRTSYRVYGHFDIADWEDLVRPVWQACIDNGIGIEINTSGLRLAVSQTQPSLPALKWYHDMGGELLTLGSDSHRPEHVGFELATAMDLAREAGFTRLCTYERRQVAQWIAL
- the msrB gene encoding peptide-methionine (R)-S-oxide reductase MsrB, coding for MVDKIQKSDEEWRRKLSPEEYAVLRQAATERPFTGEFVHNKTDGVYRCGACGQALFSSDTKFESGSGWPSFWDVVNEGSVELREDRSHGMRRTEVVCSRCGSHLGHLFDDGPSETTGLRYCINSVALDFDPKGSDSD